A single window of Nitrospirota bacterium DNA harbors:
- a CDS encoding glutamate-5-semialdehyde dehydrogenase, translated as MPEVPVKLYIDKILKECRNAVRSLALLSGPVKEKALRAMADRLAADEDIILAANEKDVDAVGKSFEADVMKDRMKAAVARLRMTTDDIKEMVERLRMIADLPDPVGAVTSRWERPDGLQVSRVRVPIGVIGVISELSPLITVESIALCFKSGNLCVFRGAPEWGLTQQAIGTGLREAAEANGVPAGAWIIIDRPEKEVAVELIRSGKSLDAIIPRGGAGLRKAVVEQAKMPVLCNDGGLTYMYVDADTDMPMAQNVAISSKVQKAIASNSMDTLLVQQVIGRQFLPPLINRMLEEFKVEVRACPKTMALMGQMAMTGHASIIPAKEEDWQTQFQGPVLAVKMVANLDEALAHIVAHGPCLTAVIATTSYESAMRFTREVDASAVFVNASSRLNAGDSYGMGADIGLSGSRLHAKGPIGLEQLTCEKYVSFGSGQLRFPHPVPETYFDAIMLKRP; from the coding sequence ATGCCAGAAGTTCCAGTTAAGCTTTATATAGATAAGATATTGAAAGAATGTCGCAATGCTGTTCGTTCGCTTGCGCTGCTCTCTGGCCCTGTGAAAGAGAAGGCGCTACGGGCAATGGCGGATCGATTGGCGGCTGACGAAGACATCATTCTGGCGGCAAACGAAAAAGATGTGGATGCGGTCGGGAAGTCATTTGAAGCCGACGTCATGAAAGATCGGATGAAAGCGGCTGTCGCCCGCTTGCGTATGACGACGGACGATATCAAAGAAATGGTTGAGCGTCTCCGCATGATTGCGGACCTGCCGGACCCGGTCGGTGCCGTGACGTCTCGCTGGGAACGACCGGACGGACTACAAGTCAGCCGTGTGCGCGTCCCGATTGGGGTGATCGGTGTCATCTCAGAACTGAGCCCGCTCATTACGGTGGAGTCGATTGCGCTCTGTTTCAAATCGGGCAATCTCTGTGTATTTCGTGGCGCGCCGGAATGGGGTCTGACGCAACAGGCGATCGGGACGGGACTGCGCGAAGCTGCGGAAGCGAACGGGGTGCCGGCCGGCGCATGGATCATCATCGACCGTCCTGAAAAAGAGGTGGCGGTCGAGCTGATCCGGTCCGGCAAGAGTCTCGATGCGATTATCCCGCGTGGCGGAGCCGGCCTCCGCAAAGCCGTGGTCGAACAGGCCAAGATGCCGGTGCTTTGCAACGATGGCGGGCTCACGTATATGTACGTGGATGCCGACACCGATATGCCGATGGCGCAGAACGTGGCGATTAGTTCCAAAGTGCAGAAGGCGATTGCGTCGAACTCGATGGACACGCTGCTGGTGCAACAGGTCATCGGGCGACAGTTTTTGCCTCCACTGATCAACCGCATGCTCGAAGAGTTCAAGGTCGAGGTCCGAGCCTGTCCCAAGACGATGGCCTTGATGGGGCAAATGGCGATGACCGGACATGCCTCCATCATCCCGGCCAAGGAGGAAGATTGGCAGACCCAATTCCAGGGGCCTGTTCTGGCGGTCAAAATGGTGGCGAACCTGGATGAGGCTTTGGCGCATATCGTGGCGCATGGCCCCTGTCTCACTGCCGTGATCGCGACGACGAGTTATGAGTCGGCCATGCGGTTCACGCGCGAAGTGGATGCCAGCGCCGTCTTCGTGAATGCGTCGTCCCGGCTCAATGCCGGCGACAGCTACGGGATGGGCGCCGATATCGGGCTCAGTGGCTCGCGTCTCCATGCCAAGGGGCCGATTGGGCTTGAGCAATTGACGTGCGAAAAGTATGTGTCGTTCGGCTCAGGTCAGTTGCGTTTCCCACACCCGGTGCCGGAGACGTATTTTGACGCCATCATGCTCAAAAGGCCGTAG
- a CDS encoding thioredoxin domain-containing protein, translating to MMREVTDRDFDQVVEQAGVPVLVEFWKPGCGGCRALMRELEKLEPDVTSKVLILTMNVEENFQIPAELEVHSLPVLALYRQGTFERFIGGLGTKEEIFKQLRLT from the coding sequence ATGATGCGTGAGGTGACCGATCGGGACTTTGATCAGGTCGTGGAACAGGCAGGGGTACCGGTGTTGGTGGAGTTCTGGAAACCAGGCTGCGGGGGTTGCCGCGCGCTGATGCGGGAACTCGAAAAACTGGAGCCCGATGTCACAAGCAAAGTGCTGATCCTGACCATGAACGTGGAGGAGAATTTCCAAATCCCAGCGGAGCTGGAGGTCCACTCGTTACCGGTGCTCGCGCTCTATCGTCAGGGAACATTCGAGCGTTTTATCGGTGGGCTGGGGACTAAAGAGGAGATTTTTAAACAGCTGCGGTTGACGTGA
- a CDS encoding MFS transporter has product MAWLRKVLPSVTDAEPDEAVPVGWAFLYFFCLLCGYYILRPVRDEMAIQGGVQHLPWMMTATFVTLLLVTPLFGWLSARVPRYRLLLTVYAFFGLNLILFFVAMTSHLSPQWAARTFFVWLSVFNLFVVSVFWSFMADLFTPMQGVRLFGVIAAGGSIGAMVGPLLTTGLTYVVPVPALLLISVGFLVACGFCIYRLDRWAMARPSGQISRQGEPIGGSIWAGVRLALSSPYLLGICLYLFFLTTTATFLYLEQMRLVSEQIPSPQGRTRLFALIDLVVNVLTFLVQMTVTSRMISRFGLVSALVVLPVASALGFSLIAVTPFLVTFVLFTIVRRVGEYAIAKPAREVLFTVVSREEKYKAKNFIDTAVSRGGDATTGWMVSGVKALGVTAGQIAWVLVPLALFWGWVGWRVAREEERLRLLKISGGSA; this is encoded by the coding sequence ATGGCGTGGCTTCGAAAGGTGCTCCCCTCGGTGACCGATGCAGAACCGGACGAAGCCGTCCCGGTAGGCTGGGCATTCCTCTATTTCTTCTGCCTCCTCTGCGGGTACTACATCCTGCGGCCTGTACGCGATGAGATGGCGATCCAGGGTGGTGTGCAGCATCTGCCGTGGATGATGACCGCCACCTTCGTCACTCTCCTATTGGTGACGCCTCTGTTCGGATGGCTCTCCGCCCGTGTCCCGCGATATCGGTTGTTGCTGACGGTGTACGCATTTTTCGGCCTCAACTTGATCCTGTTTTTTGTGGCGATGACGAGCCACCTCTCTCCCCAGTGGGCCGCCCGCACATTCTTCGTCTGGTTGTCCGTCTTCAATCTGTTTGTCGTGTCGGTGTTCTGGAGTTTCATGGCCGATCTGTTTACGCCGATGCAGGGCGTCAGGCTGTTCGGCGTGATCGCTGCCGGCGGCAGTATCGGTGCGATGGTCGGTCCGCTACTCACGACCGGACTCACCTATGTCGTCCCGGTTCCCGCATTACTGCTCATCTCGGTAGGATTTCTAGTGGCCTGCGGGTTCTGTATCTATCGGCTGGATCGATGGGCGATGGCGCGACCTTCGGGTCAGATCAGTCGGCAGGGTGAACCGATTGGCGGGAGTATCTGGGCGGGGGTCCGGTTGGCGCTCTCGTCGCCCTATCTTCTGGGCATCTGTCTCTATCTGTTTTTCCTGACGACGACCGCGACGTTCTTGTATCTGGAGCAAATGCGGCTGGTGAGTGAGCAGATTCCCTCCCCGCAAGGGCGCACTCGCTTGTTTGCGCTCATCGATTTGGTTGTGAACGTGCTGACGTTCCTCGTTCAGATGACCGTCACGAGCCGTATGATCAGTCGATTTGGGTTGGTATCGGCGCTTGTTGTGCTTCCCGTTGCGAGCGCCCTGGGGTTTAGTCTGATTGCCGTCACGCCGTTCCTCGTCACCTTTGTGCTCTTTACGATCGTGCGGCGAGTGGGGGAATATGCCATCGCCAAGCCCGCACGCGAGGTGCTGTTTACCGTGGTGAGTCGGGAGGAGAAGTATAAGGCCAAGAACTTTATCGATACCGCGGTCTCGCGCGGAGGCGATGCGACGACGGGGTGGATGGTGAGCGGGGTGAAAGCTTTGGGTGTCACGGCGGGGCAGATAGCTTGGGTTCTGGTCCCTCTGGCTCTGTTCTGGGGATGGGTCGGCTGGCGCGTCGCCCGTGAAGAAGAGCGGCTAAGACTTCTGAAGATCTCGGGCGGTTCAGCGTAG
- a CDS encoding type II toxin-antitoxin system RelE/ParE family toxin — MISTILLAPPAEQQLRAVEKPLRKALVKWLNAIRNHPRPPGVTTLEGEDHLYRVRDGDYRIIYAIRDNNLIVLAIKHSIRTPVPLS, encoded by the coding sequence ATGATCTCCACCATTCTCCTTGCCCCACCAGCCGAACAACAACTCAGAGCCGTTGAGAAGCCGCTTCGGAAGGCCCTCGTGAAATGGCTCAATGCCATCAGGAATCATCCGCGCCCCCCAGGCGTCACAACGCTCGAAGGCGAGGACCATCTCTATCGAGTCCGCGATGGCGACTATCGGATTATCTACGCAATTCGGGACAACAATCTCATCGTGCTCGCCATCAAGCATAGCATTCGGACACCGGTCCCTCTATCCTGA
- a CDS encoding GntG family PLP-dependent aldolase yields the protein MIDLRSDTVTKPTDAMRKAMAAAEVGDDVYGEDPTVNRLQDMAAAMFGKKAALFVPSGTMGNQLAIRLHTQPGQEVIVEQTAHIVRYEQGAAGALAGVQLHWVAGTRGLISAEQVEAAIRPIDPHTIQTGLICLENTHNSGGGTIYPLATIERIRAVAATHGIPMHLDGARLFNAIAATTLPPASYAQHFDTLSVCLSKGLGAPAGSLLMMNDLALFERAKRLRRMYGGAMRQSGILAAAGIYALEHHVARLKTDHVHAKQLARRLQRIPTVKVNPQDVETNIVMFEVIGHRLTPPAIVAALKEEELLINSVGGTKFRAVTHLGISTAMTEQAGEIVARLLGE from the coding sequence ATGATTGACCTGCGCAGCGATACCGTCACCAAACCCACCGACGCCATGCGAAAAGCCATGGCCGCTGCAGAGGTAGGAGACGACGTCTACGGAGAAGATCCCACCGTCAATCGCCTCCAGGACATGGCAGCCGCGATGTTCGGAAAAAAGGCCGCGCTCTTCGTGCCGTCCGGCACCATGGGCAATCAACTCGCCATTCGCCTCCACACGCAACCGGGCCAAGAAGTCATCGTGGAGCAGACCGCACATATCGTCCGTTACGAGCAGGGCGCCGCCGGAGCGCTAGCAGGCGTCCAACTCCATTGGGTCGCGGGAACTCGAGGTCTCATCTCAGCGGAGCAGGTTGAGGCGGCCATCCGCCCCATAGACCCGCATACCATTCAAACAGGGCTGATCTGCCTGGAAAACACCCATAACAGCGGCGGCGGAACGATTTACCCGCTGGCGACGATTGAACGTATTCGCGCTGTGGCGGCTACCCATGGCATCCCGATGCATTTGGATGGTGCACGGTTGTTCAACGCCATCGCGGCCACCACCCTGCCACCAGCCTCCTATGCCCAGCACTTTGATACCCTGTCGGTCTGTCTCTCGAAAGGCTTGGGTGCGCCGGCCGGCTCACTGCTCATGATGAACGATCTCGCCCTCTTCGAACGGGCGAAACGGCTGCGCCGGATGTATGGCGGTGCGATGCGGCAGTCCGGTATCCTGGCCGCTGCAGGTATCTATGCGCTGGAGCACCATGTCGCACGGTTGAAAACGGACCATGTTCACGCCAAGCAATTAGCTCGACGACTGCAACGGATTCCGACGGTCAAGGTCAACCCTCAGGATGTCGAGACGAATATCGTCATGTTCGAGGTCATCGGCCACCGCCTCACGCCCCCTGCGATCGTCGCCGCATTGAAAGAGGAAGAGCTCTTGATCAATTCGGTCGGTGGCACAAAGTTTCGGGCCGTCACCCATCTGGGTATCTCCACCGCCATGACCGAACAGGCCGGCGAAATCGTGGCCCGCCTGTTGGGAGAGTGA
- the gnd gene encoding decarboxylating 6-phosphogluconate dehydrogenase — MEIGFIGLGKMGMNMVTRLQRDRHRVVVYDRSADLIKQAVGVGCVGASSLVDLVGQIKAPRAVWIMVPSGAPTEETVQAVAALLQPGDTVIDGGNTRFHDDVRRAADLKKKQLHYVDAGTSGGVWGLKIGYCLMVGGDEAPVKQLAPIFTTLAPEQGWSHVGGVGAGHYVKMVHNGIEYSMMQGYAEGFELMAKSDYKLNLANIADLWMHGSVVRSWLLELAAGALKEDPRLEQLKGYVQDSGEGRWMIADAIEKDVPVPTLATALFTRFRSRQSESFAEKMLAALRNAFGGHAVRR, encoded by the coding sequence ATGGAAATCGGATTTATCGGGCTCGGGAAAATGGGCATGAACATGGTCACCCGGTTGCAGCGCGACCGGCACCGGGTCGTCGTCTACGATCGATCGGCGGATTTGATCAAACAGGCCGTAGGAGTTGGCTGTGTCGGTGCCTCCTCGTTAGTCGATCTAGTCGGCCAAATCAAGGCTCCACGCGCGGTCTGGATCATGGTCCCCTCCGGCGCCCCGACAGAAGAAACCGTACAGGCCGTCGCAGCGCTGCTCCAGCCAGGCGACACGGTCATCGACGGCGGTAACACCAGGTTTCACGACGATGTACGACGGGCCGCGGATCTCAAGAAAAAACAGCTGCACTATGTCGATGCCGGGACCAGCGGAGGCGTCTGGGGATTGAAAATCGGCTACTGCCTGATGGTCGGTGGCGATGAGGCGCCGGTGAAACAGCTCGCGCCGATCTTTACGACATTGGCACCGGAACAGGGCTGGTCTCACGTCGGTGGAGTGGGCGCCGGGCATTATGTGAAAATGGTCCATAACGGCATCGAGTACAGCATGATGCAGGGTTATGCAGAAGGCTTCGAGCTCATGGCGAAAAGTGACTACAAGCTCAACCTCGCCAACATCGCAGACCTCTGGATGCATGGGAGCGTCGTCCGCTCCTGGCTCTTGGAACTGGCAGCGGGCGCCTTGAAAGAGGATCCACGGCTGGAACAGTTAAAGGGGTACGTGCAGGATTCCGGCGAGGGCCGTTGGATGATCGCCGATGCGATTGAGAAGGATGTCCCAGTCCCGACCCTCGCGACGGCTTTGTTCACGCGATTCCGATCGCGACAGAGCGAATCCTTTGCAGAAAAGATGCTGGCGGCCTTGCGAAATGCCTTCGGCGGCCATGCCGTTCGCCGATAG
- a CDS encoding GDSL-type esterase/lipase family protein: MNTSSHIVCFGDSLTAGFQSPTVDNPQGAETPYGRFLQELTGPSVRVSVSGICGELTGEMAMRFRSAVLSHQPTHVVILGGTNDLGWNAAPADIMRNLLKMYELASAAGITPVPVTVPSIRVGDDLHSEEGRQWCAEHLDRRRWLNGLILRYAESKRLAAFDLFTATAEPETQQLAAQYSNDGLHLTTAGYRLLAERLYKEIFAATPGSLS; the protein is encoded by the coding sequence ATGAATACGTCCAGCCACATTGTCTGTTTTGGAGACAGCCTTACGGCAGGGTTTCAGTCGCCCACTGTGGACAATCCTCAAGGGGCGGAGACGCCCTATGGGCGATTCCTTCAAGAATTGACCGGACCTTCCGTGCGCGTATCAGTCAGCGGCATCTGTGGTGAGCTGACCGGTGAAATGGCGATGCGATTTCGATCGGCTGTGCTGAGCCATCAACCGACACATGTGGTGATCCTCGGCGGGACGAACGATCTTGGGTGGAATGCCGCACCGGCGGACATCATGCGCAATCTGCTGAAGATGTATGAGCTGGCTTCCGCGGCGGGGATTACGCCGGTGCCGGTCACTGTGCCATCAATCAGGGTGGGTGACGATCTGCATAGTGAAGAGGGGCGGCAGTGGTGCGCGGAACATCTTGATCGGCGGCGCTGGCTCAACGGGTTGATTCTCCGCTACGCCGAATCGAAGCGGCTGGCGGCCTTCGATCTTTTCACTGCCACGGCGGAGCCCGAGACACAGCAACTTGCGGCGCAGTACTCCAACGACGGTCTGCATCTGACCACCGCCGGATATCGGCTATTGGCTGAGCGTTTGTACAAGGAGATATTTGCGGCAACACCCGGGAGCCTATCGTGA
- a CDS encoding prevent-host-death family protein, producing MGNPEGNKEREAFADAINRAAFSSERVLLRRRGRAVAAVVPIEDLRLLEALENRIDLVDARAALAQANKKGAQSLDAILKELGL from the coding sequence ATGGGTAATCCAGAGGGCAATAAAGAGCGTGAGGCGTTTGCCGATGCGATCAACCGTGCCGCATTCAGCAGCGAACGTGTGCTGTTGCGCCGACGCGGCCGAGCGGTCGCCGCGGTCGTGCCCATCGAGGATCTGCGACTCCTGGAGGCGCTCGAAAACCGTATCGATCTTGTCGATGCCCGAGCCGCGTTAGCCCAGGCCAACAAGAAAGGCGCTCAGTCGCTCGATGCGATTCTGAAAGAATTGGGGCTCTGA
- a CDS encoding class I SAM-dependent methyltransferase has product MTNDSRLPSLHSHLAWWGLRQFTSDEAYFQWQRETLSFEDLTTLHRQVEQKRRGSAADEIAFYDVTAHPNILPILYSQRYDYYLAIGLRVADRIGVARSILDVGCGVGILTTFYAEQYPDKTFVGIDRSPVSIVRAQERAQALGLTNVRFDCLDFEHLASNPSYDLILATHALVQAEQDPGLPSCSWNTFERVRESQQQADFERRTGIGIRLDRLSNLLSSEGRVILFEKTRQLARRVPLQRAVAARGFDLIEQPELIRYRLVEEVADDGPLYLLGRGISHPLHWDESPEPDEGCPFDRTKLEPGSVDPGAPLYENHWPSAQIVWEQLRDKKVLHETTRQEPDGRQLHVELGQAAEGIYLYCANTLDQRQLVLVEPTSRAMLESYYREIASGEP; this is encoded by the coding sequence ATGACCAACGACTCACGGTTGCCATCGCTCCATTCACATCTGGCTTGGTGGGGTCTCCGGCAGTTCACGTCGGACGAGGCCTATTTCCAGTGGCAGCGGGAAACGCTCTCTTTCGAAGACCTCACAACATTACATCGGCAGGTGGAGCAGAAGCGTCGCGGTTCTGCTGCTGACGAGATCGCATTCTACGATGTCACGGCCCATCCGAATATCCTGCCGATTCTGTATAGTCAACGGTACGACTATTATCTTGCCATCGGCCTTCGGGTCGCGGATCGCATCGGTGTGGCCCGATCCATATTGGATGTGGGCTGTGGGGTCGGCATCCTCACGACGTTCTATGCGGAGCAGTACCCTGATAAGACCTTCGTCGGAATCGATCGCTCGCCTGTTTCGATTGTACGCGCGCAAGAACGAGCTCAGGCGCTGGGCCTGACCAATGTGCGGTTTGACTGTCTCGATTTCGAGCACCTCGCGTCCAATCCCTCTTATGATCTAATCCTTGCCACGCATGCCCTGGTGCAAGCTGAACAGGACCCTGGTCTTCCCAGTTGTAGTTGGAACACCTTCGAGCGTGTCAGAGAGAGTCAGCAGCAAGCAGACTTTGAGCGGCGAACGGGGATCGGCATCAGGCTCGATCGCCTGAGTAACCTGCTTTCTTCCGAGGGGCGTGTGATCCTATTTGAGAAAACCCGTCAGTTGGCACGACGAGTCCCGTTGCAACGGGCTGTGGCTGCACGAGGGTTTGATCTAATCGAGCAGCCGGAATTAATTCGCTACCGGCTCGTCGAAGAAGTTGCCGACGATGGCCCCCTGTATCTGTTGGGGAGGGGAATATCGCATCCCCTTCATTGGGATGAATCACCAGAGCCAGACGAAGGTTGTCCGTTCGATCGAACGAAGCTGGAACCAGGTTCAGTCGATCCTGGCGCGCCGCTCTATGAGAACCATTGGCCTTCTGCACAGATCGTCTGGGAACAATTGCGCGACAAGAAGGTTCTTCACGAGACGACGAGGCAGGAGCCGGATGGACGTCAACTGCATGTCGAGCTTGGGCAGGCAGCGGAGGGAATCTATCTCTATTGTGCCAACACCTTGGATCAACGCCAGTTGGTGCTTGTTGAGCCAACCAGCAGGGCCATGCTGGAGTCGTACTATCGAGAGATTGCCAGCGGCGAGCCCTAG
- a CDS encoding HEAT repeat domain-containing protein, with protein sequence MDELTTEGRALPIAPVKEPPNPELSSVKRLLTLLDKTAKSSRTYGAANPVAQKFFQQLFEGLTTHLATYSKLAFLVQRSELYFNGEVVYQAEQGSSTESVAFKLYSDGIRELTFLEGLPAEDLSFLLDSLWGSLNPNEENDDDIVTRLWAKNLSTITVVTAEEIAKASTGGDVFALPMAGTMEAPESSLRDLLDREQAKARKEKGPGVDGGNVSGNKSAGGASRFQSGHVGYDVTETELAELAKEIEAESTRDNTTYLLDMLTAILASEKSAAILTKLLDLWGNVLDSLAAQGKWVVLDSVLGLLHVTAEVRPDLGEDQKTQLAALLDSLGRPERMKMIEAYLNRTPGATTEGLPAVLLSMTSAAVPALCTLLGNLETPVHQAIAAEALEALAKDQPDHLLRGLSDRRPRYVKNLLTILLKWNDPRFADAIEKLVRYPDIQVRKEVIRAIGIFRPNGNGMKLIAFMHDAEESVRFAALKLLMTGQYKASYSAWSPLISTDTFMDRTLSEKRAVFLAMRATSGDEVIPYFENLFTEWSWTNRKKKEELAALAAEALGKLASPTALIALELGQKKGGASVRQACTAALAQAQRQQQLKQAAS encoded by the coding sequence ATGGACGAACTCACGACAGAGGGCCGCGCACTCCCCATCGCGCCCGTAAAAGAGCCGCCGAATCCCGAGTTATCATCAGTCAAGCGGCTCCTGACACTCTTGGACAAAACCGCGAAGTCCAGTCGGACATACGGGGCCGCAAACCCTGTGGCGCAGAAGTTCTTCCAACAATTATTCGAAGGACTCACGACCCACCTCGCCACCTACTCCAAATTGGCGTTTCTTGTGCAACGCTCTGAGTTGTACTTCAACGGAGAAGTCGTCTATCAAGCCGAGCAAGGCTCGAGTACGGAAAGTGTCGCGTTCAAACTCTACTCGGATGGCATCAGGGAGCTGACATTTCTCGAAGGGCTTCCCGCTGAAGACCTCTCATTCTTGCTCGACTCCCTGTGGGGCAGCCTCAATCCGAATGAAGAAAACGATGACGATATCGTGACTCGCTTATGGGCGAAGAACCTCTCGACCATCACTGTAGTCACAGCCGAAGAGATCGCCAAGGCCTCGACCGGTGGCGATGTCTTTGCACTCCCTATGGCTGGAACCATGGAGGCGCCGGAGTCGAGCCTCAGAGACCTTCTTGACCGGGAACAGGCCAAAGCCAGGAAAGAGAAGGGACCTGGAGTCGATGGCGGCAATGTCTCGGGGAACAAGTCGGCGGGAGGGGCGAGCCGATTCCAGTCCGGTCACGTAGGTTATGACGTGACCGAAACGGAATTAGCCGAACTGGCAAAGGAGATCGAGGCCGAGAGCACCAGGGATAACACCACCTATCTCTTGGACATGCTCACCGCGATCCTGGCATCGGAAAAATCTGCGGCGATTCTGACCAAGCTACTCGATCTTTGGGGAAACGTCCTCGACTCATTGGCAGCCCAAGGAAAATGGGTCGTGCTGGATAGCGTGCTTGGACTCTTACATGTCACCGCTGAGGTCAGACCGGATCTCGGCGAAGATCAGAAAACGCAACTGGCAGCATTGCTCGACAGCCTTGGCCGCCCCGAACGCATGAAGATGATCGAGGCCTATTTGAACAGGACCCCCGGCGCCACCACGGAAGGATTACCGGCGGTGCTGCTGTCGATGACGTCAGCAGCCGTCCCTGCCTTATGCACCCTCTTGGGAAACCTGGAAACACCTGTCCATCAAGCGATCGCGGCAGAAGCCCTTGAGGCACTCGCAAAAGATCAACCGGATCACCTGCTTAGAGGATTGTCAGACCGCCGCCCACGTTATGTGAAGAACCTGCTCACGATCCTGCTCAAATGGAACGATCCACGATTTGCAGACGCGATTGAAAAACTGGTGCGCTATCCGGATATCCAGGTACGGAAGGAAGTCATCCGAGCGATCGGGATCTTCCGTCCCAACGGTAACGGCATGAAACTGATTGCGTTCATGCACGATGCCGAGGAGTCGGTGCGGTTCGCGGCGCTCAAGCTGCTCATGACCGGTCAATATAAGGCATCCTACTCCGCTTGGTCCCCCCTCATCTCGACGGACACATTCATGGATCGAACCCTAAGTGAAAAACGCGCGGTGTTCCTCGCCATGCGCGCCACCAGTGGCGATGAGGTCATCCCCTACTTTGAAAATTTGTTCACGGAATGGTCCTGGACCAATCGCAAGAAAAAGGAAGAGCTCGCCGCCCTCGCCGCCGAAGCATTGGGGAAACTGGCCAGCCCGACCGCTCTCATTGCTCTTGAGTTGGGGCAGAAAAAAGGCGGCGCCTCTGTGCGGCAAGCCTGCACCGCGGCACTCGCCCAAGCTCAACGACAGCAGCAGCTCAAACAGGCTGCATCATAA
- the zwf gene encoding glucose-6-phosphate dehydrogenase, whose protein sequence is MPPTSPRIDISPSKETIPPVEPCTLVIFGGSGDLARRRLIPALYNLLLDGLLPSNYAVIGLGRKSMTDEEFRATVREGVLTHSRQALAEDTWKDFAQHLFFVSGENEDPNTYARLKSRAEDIERNLTLPGNRIFYLSIPPSSFSSVCEGLEQAGLATKPEAQAPYARIIVEKPVGRDLTSAKAINQVTGRVFDESQIFRIDHYLGKETVQNLMVVRFANSIFEPIWNHKYIDHVQITVSEAEGVGTRASYYEEAGALRDMVQNHMLQLLCLVAMEPPYSLDPDVVRNAKMEVLRCLRPITDQDVEQVTVRAQYSEGTAHGSPIPGYRRENGIHPDSKTETYVALKCFVENWRWDGVPFYLRTGKALPHRASEIAVQFKDIPHILFNANAQQRQPPNVLALRIQPEEGLSLRIVSRVPGTRAQTHPVEMDFQYSDVFGRPSPEAYERLLLDVMAGDASRFMRRDAVEASWAWVTKILEGWQKQGLRWLPEYQAGTSGPVEADRLIEQDGRTWRTL, encoded by the coding sequence ATGCCACCGACTAGCCCACGTATCGATATCAGCCCCTCCAAGGAAACGATCCCTCCGGTCGAGCCCTGTACGCTCGTCATCTTCGGCGGATCCGGCGATCTGGCACGCCGGCGGCTGATTCCCGCCCTCTATAACTTGCTCCTCGACGGGCTCCTTCCATCGAACTATGCCGTGATCGGGTTAGGCCGCAAGTCAATGACGGACGAAGAATTCCGTGCCACGGTTCGCGAGGGCGTGCTCACACATTCCCGGCAGGCCCTGGCAGAGGACACATGGAAGGACTTCGCGCAACATCTCTTCTTCGTATCGGGTGAAAATGAGGACCCGAACACCTATGCCAGACTGAAGTCACGGGCAGAAGACATCGAGCGAAACCTCACGTTGCCCGGCAACCGGATTTTCTACCTGAGCATCCCTCCGAGTTCGTTTTCATCTGTGTGCGAGGGGCTCGAGCAAGCCGGATTGGCCACGAAGCCGGAAGCACAGGCCCCCTACGCCCGCATCATCGTCGAGAAACCGGTCGGACGCGACTTAACCTCCGCCAAGGCCATCAACCAGGTGACCGGACGCGTGTTCGACGAATCGCAGATCTTTCGCATCGATCACTACCTGGGGAAAGAGACCGTTCAGAATTTGATGGTCGTCCGGTTCGCCAACAGCATCTTCGAACCGATTTGGAATCACAAATACATTGACCATGTGCAGATCACGGTGAGTGAAGCAGAAGGCGTCGGAACCAGAGCCAGCTACTATGAAGAAGCCGGTGCCCTGCGCGATATGGTGCAGAACCACATGCTGCAGCTACTCTGCCTGGTCGCGATGGAGCCCCCCTACTCGCTCGATCCGGATGTCGTACGCAACGCGAAGATGGAAGTCCTCCGTTGCCTCAGGCCTATTACCGATCAGGATGTCGAACAGGTCACCGTCCGTGCCCAGTATAGTGAAGGCACCGCCCATGGATCGCCCATTCCGGGATATCGCCGCGAGAACGGCATTCATCCTGACTCCAAAACGGAAACCTATGTCGCGCTCAAATGCTTCGTGGAGAACTGGCGCTGGGACGGCGTGCCCTTTTATCTGCGCACTGGGAAAGCACTCCCTCACCGGGCCAGCGAGATCGCCGTCCAATTCAAAGACATCCCGCACATCCTGTTCAACGCCAACGCACAGCAGCGACAACCGCCGAACGTGCTGGCGTTGCGTATCCAGCCTGAAGAAGGGCTCTCGCTCCGCATCGTCTCGCGCGTGCCGGGCACCCGCGCACAGACCCACCCGGTAGAAATGGACTTTCAATACAGCGACGTCTTCGGCCGCCCGTCGCCGGAAGCCTATGAGCGGTTACTCCTGGACGTGATGGCCGGCGATGCCTCACGATTCATGCGGCGCGACGCCGTCGAAGCGTCCTGGGCCTGGGTCACTAAGATTCTGGAAGGATGGCAAAAGCAAGGGTTGCGCTGGTTGCCTGAATATCAGGCCGGCACGAGCGGACCGGTCGAGGCCGATCGCCTCATTGAACAGGATGGACGGACCTGGCGGACCTTGTAG